A window of Leptospira hartskeerlii contains these coding sequences:
- a CDS encoding YheT family hydrolase, whose translation MEASHFRPKRFVSGKHAQTIYSTLFPPENPLRTSYYCEDILLTVSGESGDKLWLEHNPPVSSYRKSAIPSNGTYILMIHGMEGDSESSYLVSLATSALERGYGIIRMNLRNCGRGRGFARKSYYAGQSEDVQDVLDYMYEYLSKKIFVSGFSLSANLVLKFFGESRNHKSIAFSAVSPPLDLAKNCDFIDSLSGRFYRNHFISSFKKKIKEGILDLTPLQLENSKKVKTFFDFDDMITAPSFGYPSAMEYYKKNSCINYIQSITRPGILIHAEDDPVVPLFEWNSIDWAKLPNLKTILTKQGGHVGFVTDSNPDLPDGRWLTKILLDYFDSKL comes from the coding sequence ATGGAAGCCTCTCATTTTCGACCTAAAAGATTCGTATCGGGCAAACATGCTCAAACAATTTATAGCACATTATTTCCCCCGGAAAACCCTCTTCGGACTTCTTATTACTGCGAAGACATTCTTCTCACTGTAAGTGGTGAATCCGGAGACAAACTCTGGTTAGAACATAACCCTCCCGTTTCTTCCTATCGTAAGAGCGCCATTCCTTCCAACGGAACGTATATACTCATGATCCATGGAATGGAAGGTGATTCGGAAAGTTCTTATTTAGTTTCTCTTGCAACTTCCGCTCTGGAGAGAGGATACGGTATCATTCGCATGAATCTGCGAAATTGCGGTAGAGGAAGAGGATTCGCTAGGAAATCGTATTACGCAGGTCAGTCGGAGGATGTCCAAGATGTCTTGGATTATATGTATGAGTATCTGAGTAAGAAGATCTTTGTATCTGGATTTTCACTTTCTGCAAATTTGGTCCTGAAATTTTTCGGAGAATCCAGAAATCATAAGTCTATTGCATTCTCCGCGGTCTCCCCTCCTCTGGATCTTGCAAAGAACTGTGACTTTATAGATTCACTTTCCGGAAGATTTTATAGAAATCATTTTATAAGCAGTTTTAAGAAGAAGATCAAAGAAGGTATCTTGGATCTAACTCCTTTGCAGTTGGAAAATTCCAAGAAGGTAAAAACATTTTTCGACTTTGATGATATGATCACCGCTCCTTCTTTCGGATATCCAAGTGCAATGGAATATTATAAAAAGAATTCATGTATCAATTATATCCAATCCATCACTCGTCCTGGGATACTCATTCATGCGGAGGATGATCCTGTTGTTCCGCTATTCGAGTGGAATTCTATCGATTGGGCTAAACTTCCAAACCTAAAGACCATTCTTACTAAACAAGGTGGACATGTTGGATTCGTAACTGATTCCAATCCTGACCTTCCGGACGGTCGCTGGCTTACTAAAATTCTGCTGGATTATTTCGATTCCAAATTATAA
- a CDS encoding ClpP family protease, protein MSETEKITEVIEELTGSKISKKFIDHRKIFLWGAVTDESAKDIVGKLLYLEMADPGKEITFYINSPGGVVTSGLTIYDTMKMISSPVHTVCMGLAASMGSVLLAAGVKGKRTIWPNGKVMIHQPSIGGQIVAPATDLKIQAEEILKTRARLNQILADACGHPVEKLEEDTDRDYYMDAEEAIKYGIVDSLATKIEFPKQN, encoded by the coding sequence ATGTCCGAGACAGAAAAAATCACCGAAGTAATCGAAGAATTAACCGGTAGCAAAATTTCCAAAAAGTTCATCGACCATAGAAAAATTTTCTTATGGGGAGCGGTTACCGATGAATCCGCAAAAGACATCGTAGGCAAACTACTCTATTTGGAAATGGCGGATCCAGGAAAAGAAATTACATTCTATATCAATAGCCCCGGAGGAGTTGTTACTTCCGGACTTACTATTTACGACACAATGAAGATGATCTCTTCTCCCGTTCATACTGTATGTATGGGACTTGCTGCTTCAATGGGATCCGTTCTTTTAGCTGCAGGTGTAAAAGGAAAAAGAACCATTTGGCCTAACGGTAAAGTGATGATCCACCAACCGAGTATCGGTGGACAGATCGTAGCTCCTGCAACTGATCTTAAGATCCAAGCAGAAGAGATCCTAAAAACAAGAGCAAGATTGAACCAAATTCTTGCAGACGCTTGCGGTCATCCTGTCGAGAAATTGGAAGAAGATACGGACAGAGACTATTATATGGACGCAGAAGAAGCGATCAAATACGGTATCGTTGACTCTCTCGCAACCAAAATCGAATTCCCAAAACAAAATTAA
- a CDS encoding FtsB family cell division protein, translating to MGMNLANKLFLLLLFLSGMFYFTVLGESGLVVRSTLETSLSSLRLDVERLEYENRQLEERQKLLRDDRLALEKEARKYYLLSENAQIIKFREPEPKAENRPVLASRLIALRADRDMPVPPIQLLRFFYVSFVAFVFIGVFRKLRRKKLEERTAA from the coding sequence ATGGGTATGAATCTGGCGAACAAACTGTTTTTACTTCTGCTCTTCCTTTCCGGAATGTTTTACTTCACGGTACTAGGAGAGTCAGGTTTGGTCGTACGGTCTACCCTAGAAACCAGTCTTTCCAGCCTTCGTTTGGATGTGGAAAGACTGGAGTATGAGAATAGACAATTAGAAGAAAGGCAAAAACTCCTACGTGATGATAGGTTAGCCTTGGAGAAAGAAGCCAGAAAGTATTATCTTCTCTCCGAAAACGCACAAATTATCAAATTTAGGGAGCCAGAACCAAAAGCGGAGAATCGTCCGGTCCTCGCCTCCCGTCTAATTGCTTTAAGAGCGGACCGGGATATGCCGGTCCCTCCGATCCAGTTGCTTCGCTTTTTTTACGTTTCCTTTGTAGCTTTCGTATTTATTGGAGTTTTCAGGAAATTACGGAGGAAGAAACTGGAAGAACGAACCGCTGCTTAA